Proteins from a genomic interval of Cervus elaphus chromosome 13, mCerEla1.1, whole genome shotgun sequence:
- the CIB1 gene encoding calcium and integrin-binding protein 1 gives MGGSGSRLSKELLAEYQDLTFLTKQEILLAHRRFCELLPQEQRSVEESLQARVSLEQILSLPELKANPFKERICKVFSTSPSRDSLSFEDFLDLLSVFSDTATPDIKSHYAFRIFDFDDDGTLNREDLSQLVNCLTGESEDTRLSASEMKQLIDNILEESDIDRDGTINLSEFQHVISRSPDFASSFKIVL, from the exons ATGGGGGGTTCGGGCAGTCGCCTGTCCAAGGAGCTGCTGGCCGAGTACCAG GACTTGACGTTCCTGACCAAACAGGAGATCCTTCT AGCCCACAGACGGTTCTGTGAGCTGCTTCCCCAGGAGCAGCGGAGTGTGGAGGAGTCACTGCAGGCTCGGGTGTCCTTGGAGCAGATCCTCAGCCTTCCAGAGCTCAAG GCCAACCCCTTCAAGGAGCGAATCTGCAAGGTCTTCTCCACTTCCCCGAGCAGAGACAGCCTGAGCTTCGAGGACTTCTTGGACCTCCTCAGTGTGTTCAGTGACACAGCCACCCCAGACATCAAGTCCCACTATGCCTTCCGCATCTTCG ACTTTGATGATGATGGAACCTTGAACAGAGAAGACCTGAGCCAGCTCGTGAACTGCCTCACAGGAGAGAGTGAAGACACACGGCTCAGTGCTTCAGAGATGAAGCAGCTCATCGACAAC ATCCTAGAGGAGTCCGACATTGATAGGGATGGGACCATCAACCTCTCCGAGTTCCAGCATGTCATCTCCCGCTCACCAGATTTTGCCAG TTCCTTTAAGATTGTCCTGTGA
- the GDPGP1 gene encoding GDP-D-glucose phosphorylase 1: MAIPRASNETSYLLPPNKEDWEGHGIPDFVYGQEELVMEGVQWPRGALSLLNTPPLSHFDSALCSAWRQRMELGLFRYPLGALPTQTLPGTVGFVAQLNVERGVQRRRPQNIKSVRQEFDPEQFNFNQIRPGEVLFRLHGKRDCPGTVQQEDILVVINVSPLEWGHVLLVPEPARGLPQRLLPGALRAGVEAVLLSSHPGFRVGFNSLGGLASVNHLHLHGYYLAHRLPVEGAPSEPLDPRGRLHVLQALPAPGFLFYTSRPGPDLEALVSRVCRATDYLTDCDIAHNLFVTRGAPPGKTSSSSALSGVRVILWPRKPSFGIKEGEAFNVALCELAGHLPVKTAQDFSSLTEAAALALIRECLLPPAQAEDVQAALVALIGQEEQ, encoded by the coding sequence ATGGCTATTCCACGTGCTTCAAATGAAACTTCCTATTTGCTGCCTCCAAACAAGGAAGACTGGGAAGGGCATGGCATTCCTGACTTTGTCTATGGGCAGGAGGAACTCGTGATGGAAGGGGTTCAGTGGCCAAGGGGCGCGCTCAGCCTCCTGAACACGCCACCACTGTCTCACTTTGACTCTGCCCTCTGCTCGGCCTGGAGGCAGCGGATGGAGCTGGGGCTTTTCCGCTACCCACTGGGGGCGCTGCCAACCCAAACCCTGCCTGGGACCGTGggttttgtggctcagctgaacGTGGAGCGAGGTGTGCAGAGAAGGCGCCCCCAGAACATCAAGAGCGTGAGGCAGGAGTTTGACCCTGAACAGTTTAACTTCAACCAGATCCGGCCGGGAGAGGTCCTTTTCCGTCTGCACGGGAAGCGGGATTGCCCCGGCACTGTCCAGCAAGAGGACATCCTGGTGGTGATCAACGTCAGCCCCTTGGAGTGGGGCCACGTGCTGCTGGTGCCCGAACCTGCCCGAGGGCTCCCCCAGCGCCTGCTGCCCGGGGCACTGCGGGCTGGGGTCGAGGCTGTGCTGCTGAGCTCACACCCAGGCTTCCGCGTGGGCTTCAACAGCCTGGGCGGCCTGGCCTCGGTGAACCACCTCCACCTGCATGGCTACTACCTGGCCCACCGGCTGCCCGTGGAGGGGGCCCCCAGTGAACCCCTGGACCCTCGGGGCCGTCTGCATGTGCTCCAGGCCCTCCCAGCTCCGGGCTTCCTCTTTTACACCAGTAGGCCAGGGCCTGACTTGGAAGCCTTGGTAAGCAGGGTGTGTCGGGCCACTGACTACCTGACTGACTGTGACATTGCGCATAACTTGTTTGTCACCCGGGGGGCCCCACCTGGAAAGACATCATCTTCCTCAGCTCTCTCGGGAGTCCGGGTCATTCTGTGGCCCCGGAAGCCCAGCTTTGGGATAAAGGAAGGTGAGGCATTCAACGTTGCCCTCTGTGAGCTGGCTGGGCACCTCCCGGTCAAAACGGCCCAGGACTTCAGCAGCCTGACCGAGGCGGCAGCTCTGGCCCTCATCAGAGAATGTctgctgcccccagcccaggcAGAAGACGTGCAGGCGGCGCTGGTGGCCTTGATAGGCCAGGAGGAACAGTAA
- the LOC122706384 gene encoding uncharacterized protein LOC122706384, with product MTGGPDLSLGFPRNEWPAFQVGWPLEGTFQPSIIQAVKEKIMAPDPWGHPGQLLQVLFTTEERERVLAEARKWVLGADGRPTAQPHLVDEGFPLLRPNWDFERAEGRERLRVYRQTRMTGPRAAARKPTNLAKVNLVRQEPAESPAAFLERLMEAFRQYTPMDPQAEESRTAVLLAFVNQAAPDIRRKLQKIEGLGEQTIQDLLKVAEKVFNNRETTEEKEERIRQEERELRLAGTTPPPY from the exons ATGACAGGCGGCCCGGACCTAAGTCTCGgtttcccccgaaatg agtggcccgccttccaggttggatggcctctggaaggcacctttcaaccgtccatcatacaggctgtgaaggagaagattatgGCTCCGGATCCCTGGGGCCATCCGGGTCAG ctgttgcaggtgctcttcaccacagaaGAACGGGAGCGAGTTCTGGCAGAGGCGCGGAAATGGGTCCTGGGGGCcgacgggaggccaaccgcccagcctcatctcgtggacgaggggtttcctctgttgcggcctaactgggattttgagcgagcggaaggtagggagcgtcttcgagtgtaccgccagactcggATGACTGGCCCGCGGGCCgcagcaagaaagccgacaaatttggcaaaggtaaatttagtaaggcaagagcccgctgagagcccggcagccttcctagagaggctgatggaagcgTTCAgacaatatacacctatggacccccaggctgaggagtcacgcaCTGCAGTTCTGTTAGCgtttgtaaatcaggcagccccagatattaggaggaaattacaaaagatagagggattgggagaacagacaatacaggatctactgaaagtagctgaaaaggtatttaataatagggagaccacagaagaaaaggaagaacgaATTCgacaggaggaaagggaatta CGGCTAGCTGGGACTAcgccgcccccatattag
- the NGRN gene encoding neugrin → MAFTLKVFRGGRVRAAVARCGFATRGVTIPGSISREPDPDFDWEPEERELQEVESTLKRQKKAIRFQKIRRQMEASGAPPRTLTWEAMEQIRYLHREFAESWSVPRLAEGFDVSTDVIRRVLKSKFVPTLEQKLKQDQKVLKKIGLGRLLPELPGPGDSSKPLSAGLSVSGSLLMPGDEASSKGDGHSTALKVIELNTQSTNIPTRQTKRNKGVQGLEEGKNFVPVAAGHPTGTCRGTRGIDSDGLPSDKKLEELKAGEAGDQIFSNRVMQRGREFFDSNGNFLYRI, encoded by the exons ATGGCGTTCACCCTGAAGGTTTTCCGGGGCGGCCGTGTCCGCGCAGCTGTCGCTCGCTGTGGGTTTGCTACCCGGGGGGTGACCATCCCGGGCTCTATCAGCCGAGAACCGGATCCCGATTTCGACTGGGAACCGGAGGAGCGAGAACTGCAGGAGGTGGAGAG CACCCTGAAACGACAGAAAAAAGCCATTCGGTTCCAGAAAATTCGGAGGCAAATGGAGGCGTCAGGTGCCCCGCCCAGGACCCTGACGTGGGAAGCCATGGAGCAGATCCG GTATTTACACAGGGAATTTGCAGAGTCTTGGTCAGTTCCCAGATTGGCTGAAGGCTTTGATGTCAGCACTGATGTGATCCGAAgggttttaaaaagcaagttcGTACCCACATTGGAACAGAAACTAAAGCAGGATCAAAAAGTCCTTAAGAAAATTGGACTTGGCCGTTTGCTTCCGGAGCTCCCAGGCCCTGGAGATTCCTCCAAACCACTTTCTGCAGGCCTGTCTGTATCAGGTTCTTTGCTGATGCCTGGGGATGAAGCCTCATCCAAAGGCGATGGTCACAGCACAGCTTTGAAAGTGATTGAATTGAACACTCAGAGTACAAATATACCAACGAGACAGACGAAAAGGAATAAAGGAGTccagggcctggaggaggggaagAACTTTGTGCCTGTTGCTGCAGGTCACCCTACCGGCACTTGTAGGGGCACCAGAGGAATTGACAGTGATGGATTACCCAGTGACAAGAAGCTGGAAGAGCTGAAGGCAGGGGAGGCAGGTGACCAGATCTTCAGCAACAGAGTCATGCAGAGGGGACGAGAGTTCTTTGACAGTAATGGGAACTTCCTGTACAGAATCTGA